The proteins below come from a single Thunnus thynnus chromosome 10, fThuThy2.1, whole genome shotgun sequence genomic window:
- the invs gene encoding inversin isoform X2, which produces MASATSSQGPASLGSQVHAAAVNGDRSALLKLITEPSLRDREDQFGRTPLMYCVLADRLDCAEILLKAGASVNKTDHSQRTALHLAAQKGNVRFLKLLLSRRANWLQKDLEEMTPLHLATRHPSPKALALLLKHIGPGEVDTQDKNKQTALHWSAFYNRPEHVRLLIKHDSNIGIPDSEGKIPLHWAAHSQEPSATQTVRCILEAAPTESLLNWQDYEGRTPLHFAVADGNEAVVEVLTSYEGCNVTAYDNLFRTPLHWAALLGHARIVHLLLERNTSGTIPSDSQGATPLHYGAQSNNAETVGVFLSHPSVKDEPDLEGRTAFMWAAGKGSDDVIRTMLALTPHIDINMADKYGGTALHAASLSGHVSTVKLLLERGAMVDSLDVMKHTPLFRACEMGHRDVILTLIKGSARVDLVDVDGHTALHWAALGGNAEVCQILMENGISPNVQDQAGRTPLQCAAYGGYITCMAVLMENNADPNIQDKEGRTALHWSCNNGYLDAVKLLLGYNAFPNHMEHTEERYTPLDYALLGGHSEVTQFMLEHGALSIAAIQDIAAASIQAVYKGYTVRKAFRERKQLLMRHEQLRKDAAKKREEEQRRREAVQRVSVATAEKRKVSVARAEQEKLSLVNIIEDLSMNDSVVETKKSSKPERTKNKEERHKGHKSRSSRRSKASEPHEVPDAPNRHCHVPCDTTPCAPQTTRLKELLSPASCNQPPTLKPRPPSTPKVREQPSTSISSMDQTDTITRECIPLKKRDAHTTVQTAPGKTDALTSAQKHRNHKEQTSEKAATKDQTHTPSLRRSSSSDRRSPSRKTQAAAHAPIPKRTHRGQDKEQRRRRNEAARIIQRAWRRFHARRRREAKACEEVESSDLNLTPNRKKMEIRAPPAKPAASKSSVLQSIYGNSMARRGRSLRGSQSQLLLDMPLRTQSQLSGIDCVHLTEAMNQAKQYSYHLRPHSAGQGTRGRGKH; this is translated from the exons GGGAACGTGCGTttcctgaagctgctgctgtccaGGCGGGCTAACTGGCTGCAGAAAGATTTAGAGGAGATGACCCCGCTCCACCTGGCCACCCGACACCCCTCTCCAAAAGCCCTCGCCCTGCTGCTCAAACACATCGGACCCGGAGAGGTTGACACACAGGACAAGAACAAG CAAACTGCTCTTCACTGGTCAGCGTTTTATAACCGACCAGAACATGTGCGCCTTCTGATCAAGCACGATTCCAACATCGGCATCCCCGACAGCGAGGGCAAGATCCCTCTGCACTGGGCCGCACACAGTCAGGAGCCCAGCGCCACACAGACTGTCCGCTGTATACTG gaggcaGCTCCCACAGAGTCCCTCTTGAACTGGCAGGACTATGAGGGTCGGACACCCCTGCACTTCGCCGTTGCCGACGGTAACGAGGCAGTGGTGGAGGTGCTGACGTCTTACGAGGGCTGTAATGTGACAGCTTATGATAACCTCTTCAGGACGCCGCTACACTGGGCTGCTCTGCTCG GCCACGCCAGAATCGTCCACCTGCTGTTGGAGAGAAACACGTCGGGCACAATTCCCTCCGATAGCCAAGGAGCAACACCTCTGCACTATGGAGCTCAGAGCAACAATGCT gagacaGTGGGTGTGTTTCTGTCCCACCCGTCGGTGAAGGATGAACCCGATCTGGAGGGGAGGACGGCCTTCATGTGGGCCGCTGGGAAGggcagtgatgatgtcatccgCACGATGCTGGCCCTCACGCCTCACATTGACATCAACATGGCGGACAAGTACGGAGGCACCG CACTGCATGCGGCCTCCCTGTCAGGCCATGTGAGCACAGTGAAGCTGCTGTTGGAGAGAGGAGCCATGGTCGATTCTCTGGACGTGATGAAACACACGCCGCTGTTTCGTGCCTGTGAGATGGGACACAGGGATGTTATACTCACACTCATCAAAG GTTCTGCACGTGTGGACCTGGTAGACGTGGATGGTCACACTGCTTTGCACTGGGCAGCTCTGGGAGGGAATGCTGAAGTCTGCCAGATACTAATGGAGAATGGGATTAGTCCCAATGTACAG GACCAGGCAGGACGCACTCCTCTGCAGTGTGCTGCTTATGGAGGCTACATCACCTGCATGGCTGTGCTCATGGAGAACAATGCTGATCCAAACATACAGGACAAGGAG GGGCGGACTGCTCTCCACTGGTCATGCAACAATGGCTATCTGGATGCTGTGAAGCTGCTTCTCGGCTACAACGCCTTTCCTAACCACATGGAGCACACTGAGGAGAG GTACACACCGCTTGACTATGCTCTGCTAGGGGGGCACAGTGAGGTGACTCAGTTCATGCTGGAACACGGCGCTCTGTCCATAGCAGCCATCCAGGACATCGCCGCTGCCTCCATCCAGGCTGTCTACAAGGGCTACACCGTCCGCAAGGccttcagagagagaaagcagctcCTCATGAGACACGAGCAATTGCGCAAGGATGCAGCCAA GAAGCGAGAGGAAGAACAGCGGAGAAGAGAGGCCGTGCAGCGAGTCTCTGTGGCCACTGCAGAGAAACGAAAGGTCTCTGTGGCGAGAGCAGAGCAGGAGAAACTCTCCTTAGTGAACATTATAGAGGACTTATCCATGAATGACTCAGTGGTGGAAACAAAGAAATCATCCAAACCTGAACGCACCAAGAACAAAGAGGAGAGACACAAAG GCCACAAGAGCAGATCCTCCAGAAGAAGTAAAGCATCTGAACCACATGAGGTTCCTGATGCTCCAAACCGCCACTGTCATGTGCCCTGTGACACTACACCCTGTGCTCCCCAGACCACCAGGCTGAAGGAACTACTCTCTCCCGCCAGCTGCAACCAACCACCCACCCTCAAACCCAGACCCCCCTCCACACCCAAAGTCAGGGAACAACCTTCCACAAGCATCTCCAGCATGGACCAAACTGACACAATTACCAGAGAATGCATCCCTCTAAAAAAGAGAGACGCTCACACGACTGTGCAGACTGCCCCCGGCAAGACTGATGCCCTCACCTCTGCACAAAAGCACAGAAACCACAAGGAGCAGACTTCAGAAAAGGCCGCTACCAAAGATCAAACTCACACTCCCTCATTAAGAAGGAGTTCATCCTCGGACCGCAGAAGCCCTTCACGAAAAACTCAGGCTGCCGCACACGCACCAATCCCAAAgcgcacacacagaggacaggaCAAAGAGCAGCGCAGGAGAAGAAACGAGGCTGCACGGATCATCCAGAGAGCTTGGCGAAG GTTCCACGCACGCAGACGGAGAGAAGCCAAGGCCTGCGAAGAGGTGGAGTCAAGCGATTTAAACCTCACCCCTAATAGGAAGAAGATGGAAATACGAGCGCCCCCCGCCAAACCAGCAGCGAGTAAGAGCTCTGTGCTACAAAGCATCTATG GCAACTCTATGGCCAGACGCGGGCGTTCACTCCGAGGCTCTCAGTCTCAGCTGCTCCTGGACATGCCTTTACGCACCCAGAGCCAGT TGAGCGGTATCGACTGCGTGCACCTGACTGAAGCCATGAATCAAGCCAAGCAGTACTCTTACCACCTGAGACCACATAGCGCTGGACAGGGGACCAGAGGCCGAGGAAAACATTGA
- the invs gene encoding inversin isoform X1 — protein MASATSSQGPASLGSQVHAAAVNGDRSALLKLITAEPSLRDREDQFGRTPLMYCVLADRLDCAEILLKAGASVNKTDHSQRTALHLAAQKGNVRFLKLLLSRRANWLQKDLEEMTPLHLATRHPSPKALALLLKHIGPGEVDTQDKNKQTALHWSAFYNRPEHVRLLIKHDSNIGIPDSEGKIPLHWAAHSQEPSATQTVRCILEAAPTESLLNWQDYEGRTPLHFAVADGNEAVVEVLTSYEGCNVTAYDNLFRTPLHWAALLGHARIVHLLLERNTSGTIPSDSQGATPLHYGAQSNNAETVGVFLSHPSVKDEPDLEGRTAFMWAAGKGSDDVIRTMLALTPHIDINMADKYGGTALHAASLSGHVSTVKLLLERGAMVDSLDVMKHTPLFRACEMGHRDVILTLIKGSARVDLVDVDGHTALHWAALGGNAEVCQILMENGISPNVQDQAGRTPLQCAAYGGYITCMAVLMENNADPNIQDKEGRTALHWSCNNGYLDAVKLLLGYNAFPNHMEHTEERYTPLDYALLGGHSEVTQFMLEHGALSIAAIQDIAAASIQAVYKGYTVRKAFRERKQLLMRHEQLRKDAAKKREEEQRRREAVQRVSVATAEKRKVSVARAEQEKLSLVNIIEDLSMNDSVVETKKSSKPERTKNKEERHKGHKSRSSRRSKASEPHEVPDAPNRHCHVPCDTTPCAPQTTRLKELLSPASCNQPPTLKPRPPSTPKVREQPSTSISSMDQTDTITRECIPLKKRDAHTTVQTAPGKTDALTSAQKHRNHKEQTSEKAATKDQTHTPSLRRSSSSDRRSPSRKTQAAAHAPIPKRTHRGQDKEQRRRRNEAARIIQRAWRRFHARRRREAKACEEVESSDLNLTPNRKKMEIRAPPAKPAASKSSVLQSIYGNSMARRGRSLRGSQSQLLLDMPLRTQSQLSGIDCVHLTEAMNQAKQYSYHLRPHSAGQGTRGRGKH, from the exons GGGAACGTGCGTttcctgaagctgctgctgtccaGGCGGGCTAACTGGCTGCAGAAAGATTTAGAGGAGATGACCCCGCTCCACCTGGCCACCCGACACCCCTCTCCAAAAGCCCTCGCCCTGCTGCTCAAACACATCGGACCCGGAGAGGTTGACACACAGGACAAGAACAAG CAAACTGCTCTTCACTGGTCAGCGTTTTATAACCGACCAGAACATGTGCGCCTTCTGATCAAGCACGATTCCAACATCGGCATCCCCGACAGCGAGGGCAAGATCCCTCTGCACTGGGCCGCACACAGTCAGGAGCCCAGCGCCACACAGACTGTCCGCTGTATACTG gaggcaGCTCCCACAGAGTCCCTCTTGAACTGGCAGGACTATGAGGGTCGGACACCCCTGCACTTCGCCGTTGCCGACGGTAACGAGGCAGTGGTGGAGGTGCTGACGTCTTACGAGGGCTGTAATGTGACAGCTTATGATAACCTCTTCAGGACGCCGCTACACTGGGCTGCTCTGCTCG GCCACGCCAGAATCGTCCACCTGCTGTTGGAGAGAAACACGTCGGGCACAATTCCCTCCGATAGCCAAGGAGCAACACCTCTGCACTATGGAGCTCAGAGCAACAATGCT gagacaGTGGGTGTGTTTCTGTCCCACCCGTCGGTGAAGGATGAACCCGATCTGGAGGGGAGGACGGCCTTCATGTGGGCCGCTGGGAAGggcagtgatgatgtcatccgCACGATGCTGGCCCTCACGCCTCACATTGACATCAACATGGCGGACAAGTACGGAGGCACCG CACTGCATGCGGCCTCCCTGTCAGGCCATGTGAGCACAGTGAAGCTGCTGTTGGAGAGAGGAGCCATGGTCGATTCTCTGGACGTGATGAAACACACGCCGCTGTTTCGTGCCTGTGAGATGGGACACAGGGATGTTATACTCACACTCATCAAAG GTTCTGCACGTGTGGACCTGGTAGACGTGGATGGTCACACTGCTTTGCACTGGGCAGCTCTGGGAGGGAATGCTGAAGTCTGCCAGATACTAATGGAGAATGGGATTAGTCCCAATGTACAG GACCAGGCAGGACGCACTCCTCTGCAGTGTGCTGCTTATGGAGGCTACATCACCTGCATGGCTGTGCTCATGGAGAACAATGCTGATCCAAACATACAGGACAAGGAG GGGCGGACTGCTCTCCACTGGTCATGCAACAATGGCTATCTGGATGCTGTGAAGCTGCTTCTCGGCTACAACGCCTTTCCTAACCACATGGAGCACACTGAGGAGAG GTACACACCGCTTGACTATGCTCTGCTAGGGGGGCACAGTGAGGTGACTCAGTTCATGCTGGAACACGGCGCTCTGTCCATAGCAGCCATCCAGGACATCGCCGCTGCCTCCATCCAGGCTGTCTACAAGGGCTACACCGTCCGCAAGGccttcagagagagaaagcagctcCTCATGAGACACGAGCAATTGCGCAAGGATGCAGCCAA GAAGCGAGAGGAAGAACAGCGGAGAAGAGAGGCCGTGCAGCGAGTCTCTGTGGCCACTGCAGAGAAACGAAAGGTCTCTGTGGCGAGAGCAGAGCAGGAGAAACTCTCCTTAGTGAACATTATAGAGGACTTATCCATGAATGACTCAGTGGTGGAAACAAAGAAATCATCCAAACCTGAACGCACCAAGAACAAAGAGGAGAGACACAAAG GCCACAAGAGCAGATCCTCCAGAAGAAGTAAAGCATCTGAACCACATGAGGTTCCTGATGCTCCAAACCGCCACTGTCATGTGCCCTGTGACACTACACCCTGTGCTCCCCAGACCACCAGGCTGAAGGAACTACTCTCTCCCGCCAGCTGCAACCAACCACCCACCCTCAAACCCAGACCCCCCTCCACACCCAAAGTCAGGGAACAACCTTCCACAAGCATCTCCAGCATGGACCAAACTGACACAATTACCAGAGAATGCATCCCTCTAAAAAAGAGAGACGCTCACACGACTGTGCAGACTGCCCCCGGCAAGACTGATGCCCTCACCTCTGCACAAAAGCACAGAAACCACAAGGAGCAGACTTCAGAAAAGGCCGCTACCAAAGATCAAACTCACACTCCCTCATTAAGAAGGAGTTCATCCTCGGACCGCAGAAGCCCTTCACGAAAAACTCAGGCTGCCGCACACGCACCAATCCCAAAgcgcacacacagaggacaggaCAAAGAGCAGCGCAGGAGAAGAAACGAGGCTGCACGGATCATCCAGAGAGCTTGGCGAAG GTTCCACGCACGCAGACGGAGAGAAGCCAAGGCCTGCGAAGAGGTGGAGTCAAGCGATTTAAACCTCACCCCTAATAGGAAGAAGATGGAAATACGAGCGCCCCCCGCCAAACCAGCAGCGAGTAAGAGCTCTGTGCTACAAAGCATCTATG GCAACTCTATGGCCAGACGCGGGCGTTCACTCCGAGGCTCTCAGTCTCAGCTGCTCCTGGACATGCCTTTACGCACCCAGAGCCAGT TGAGCGGTATCGACTGCGTGCACCTGACTGAAGCCATGAATCAAGCCAAGCAGTACTCTTACCACCTGAGACCACATAGCGCTGGACAGGGGACCAGAGGCCGAGGAAAACATTGA